One Edaphobacter flagellatus genomic region harbors:
- a CDS encoding TonB-dependent receptor encodes MLRSILGGRFALTWVIFLFVAAPLLAQTGSVTGTVVDVQGRALQGAKVVTSPGSFSALSDAQGQFTLKALNAGDYILTVDYVGFATSTQHVTVAAGQPVRLDVSMKVADTRQDVQVYAGREGGEVEAINRTFNADNIINVLPADVITSLPNANVADAIGRLPSVTLERDEGEGKYVQVRGTEPRLTNTMIDGVNIASAETVRQVKLDIIPANLVESVQINKTLQANMPGDGIGGSVDLRTKSAGEKPTVALESTGGYTPIIGGRPVYQFDGTVGRRFLEDNKLGLLFGGSYDWNGRGINDVEPGPFYLGGYDQRNYQYYRSRTGFAGTADYRFSDTSSIYLKGLYSLFHNYGNRWDYNFSTSFDANYQPVAGSGSMSFGAEIRRPVQDIGSLQLGGHHLMKNSLLNWDVESSIGRTRDEGYDDASFVNNNNYSFAADVSNPLVPKLKALNGANVYDPTQYYLSLLRTNNYYNPEVDLGFGASLSTAYTVGGHASTFEFGGRFRNLHKFANQDTLYFVPTASITNPNDPSLQMTQLLSSFSDSNYYGGSYAWGPAADYTKIKAVPAVPVPADMRNKHNTDQIGQNFNYIEKVGAGYVMNTVNLGRFRIVAGLRFEATNNSDVGTVTPDAPPVARSGSYLDVLPSASVRYAFTPSSGLRLVYGRGLSRPDFADLVSFASVSPGGVRTTSSIGNPNLKAEHADNIDLLYEQSLNPIGLLQAGVFYKNLQDPILPLNTTLSDGTIQTQPQNAGSAYVYGFEIAFQQHFTYLPGMLNGLGLSANYGYSASQVTWPKQVCLSSCNDPANRTVNIDRTDHPDLLRQAPHTWNISPTYDKRNLSMRLGLSYNAANIFAYNYTDTNASGPFDPTAATGGGIKGPNGDVYLYGHLQVDLQGTYRLPKGFTAVGYALNLNNEVFGFYQGSTIYPIQREFYRQTFGGGLRWSPSHEK; translated from the coding sequence ATGCTTCGATCTATTTTGGGTGGGCGTTTTGCGCTTACATGGGTAATTTTTCTTTTCGTGGCCGCGCCTCTGCTGGCGCAGACGGGATCAGTGACGGGCACGGTTGTCGACGTGCAGGGCCGGGCGTTGCAGGGTGCCAAGGTGGTCACTTCGCCGGGTAGCTTCTCTGCGCTGTCGGATGCGCAGGGACAGTTCACGCTAAAGGCACTCAACGCAGGAGACTACATTCTCACGGTGGATTACGTGGGCTTCGCCACATCCACCCAGCATGTGACCGTGGCCGCCGGGCAGCCAGTACGTCTGGACGTCTCCATGAAAGTGGCCGACACCCGTCAGGATGTACAGGTTTATGCAGGACGCGAAGGCGGCGAGGTTGAGGCGATCAACCGCACCTTCAACGCCGACAACATCATTAACGTGCTGCCGGCCGACGTCATCACCAGCCTGCCAAACGCGAATGTTGCCGATGCCATTGGCCGCCTGCCCAGCGTGACGTTGGAGCGCGATGAGGGCGAAGGCAAATACGTACAGGTGCGCGGCACCGAGCCTCGCCTGACCAACACCATGATCGACGGCGTTAACATCGCTTCGGCCGAAACCGTGCGTCAGGTCAAGCTCGACATCATTCCGGCGAATCTCGTCGAGTCGGTGCAGATCAACAAGACCTTGCAGGCAAACATGCCCGGCGACGGCATCGGCGGATCGGTGGACCTGCGCACCAAGAGCGCAGGAGAGAAGCCAACCGTTGCGCTTGAGTCGACAGGCGGCTACACACCCATCATTGGTGGAAGGCCGGTCTACCAGTTCGACGGAACGGTAGGCAGACGCTTTCTCGAAGACAACAAGCTGGGCCTGCTGTTTGGCGGATCGTACGACTGGAACGGACGCGGCATCAACGACGTGGAGCCGGGGCCGTTCTATCTGGGCGGATATGACCAGCGCAACTATCAGTACTATCGTTCACGCACAGGTTTTGCCGGCACAGCGGACTACCGCTTCAGCGATACGTCGAGCATCTACCTGAAGGGCCTCTATTCGCTGTTTCACAACTACGGCAACCGCTGGGACTACAACTTCTCGACTTCATTCGATGCGAACTATCAGCCCGTTGCGGGATCGGGATCGATGAGCTTCGGCGCAGAGATACGCCGTCCTGTGCAGGACATTGGTAGCCTGCAGCTCGGCGGTCATCACCTGATGAAGAACTCGCTGCTGAACTGGGATGTTGAGAGCTCCATCGGCCGTACGCGCGATGAAGGCTACGACGATGCAAGCTTCGTCAACAACAACAACTACTCGTTTGCCGCCGATGTCTCAAACCCGCTGGTGCCGAAACTGAAGGCGCTGAACGGCGCGAACGTCTATGATCCCACGCAGTATTACCTTTCATTGCTGCGGACAAACAACTACTACAACCCTGAGGTCGATCTTGGCTTTGGTGCATCGTTGTCAACGGCCTACACCGTCGGCGGACATGCATCGACCTTCGAATTCGGCGGCCGATTCCGCAATCTGCACAAGTTTGCCAATCAGGACACGCTCTACTTCGTACCCACCGCATCCATCACCAATCCGAACGATCCGTCGCTGCAGATGACGCAGCTATTGAGCAGCTTCTCCGATTCGAACTACTACGGCGGCAGTTACGCCTGGGGTCCTGCAGCCGACTACACAAAAATTAAAGCTGTACCAGCCGTGCCGGTTCCAGCCGACATGCGCAACAAGCACAACACCGATCAGATCGGTCAGAACTTCAACTACATCGAAAAAGTGGGCGCCGGGTATGTGATGAACACGGTTAATCTGGGCCGCTTCAGAATCGTAGCTGGCCTGCGTTTTGAGGCAACAAACAACTCAGACGTCGGGACGGTCACACCCGATGCTCCTCCGGTTGCCCGCAGCGGATCGTATCTTGATGTGCTGCCCAGCGCATCCGTACGCTATGCATTCACGCCATCGAGCGGACTTCGCCTGGTGTACGGGCGCGGCCTGTCTCGCCCGGACTTCGCAGACCTGGTTTCGTTCGCATCGGTTTCACCGGGAGGCGTTCGCACTACCTCCAGCATCGGCAATCCCAACCTGAAGGCAGAGCACGCCGACAACATCGATCTGCTCTACGAACAGAGCCTCAACCCCATCGGCCTGTTGCAGGCAGGTGTGTTCTACAAAAACCTGCAGGACCCGATTCTTCCGCTGAACACGACACTTTCCGATGGCACCATTCAGACACAACCGCAGAACGCGGGCAGTGCCTATGTCTACGGCTTCGAGATCGCCTTCCAGCAGCACTTCACCTACCTGCCCGGGATGCTGAATGGATTAGGTCTCTCCGCCAACTACGGCTACAGCGCCTCGCAGGTGACGTGGCCAAAACAGGTGTGCCTGAGCAGCTGTAACGACCCAGCAAACAGGACGGTTAACATCGACCGCACCGATCATCCCGATCTTCTGCGTCAAGCTCCGCATACATGGAACATCAGTCCCACGTATGACAAGCGGAATCTGTCGATGCGGCTTGGCCTCTCCTACAACGCGGCGAATATCTTCGCCTACAACTACACCGACACAAACGCATCCGGCCCCTTCGACCCCACCGCAGCCACCGGCGGCGGCATCAAGGGACCGAACGGAGATGTTTATCTTTACGGGCACCTGCAGGTCGACCTTCAAGGCACGTATCGCCTGCCGAAGGGATTCACTGCCGTAGGCTATGCCCTGAACCTGAACAACGAGGTCTTCGGCTTCTATCAGGGCAGCACGATCTACCCCATCCAGCGCGAGTTCTACCGTCAGACCTTCGGCGGCGGACTGCGTTGGTCGCCCTCTCACGAGAAGTAA
- a CDS encoding transaldolase, producing MATILEQLRGMTTVVADTGDINSIKQYKPTDSTTNPSLIQAAAGMPEYQSIVDDVLQQARKDAGASATDAEVAAQAFKTLAVAFGKKILEIVPGRVSTEVDARLSYDTEKTIAAAHDIIAQYENAGISRERILIKIASTWEGIKAAEQLEKEGIHCNLTLLFGLHQAIACAEAKVTLISPFVGRILDWYKKDTGKDYVGAGDPGVISVTTIYNYYKHFGYKTQVMGASFRNTGEIKELAGSDLLTIAPKLLGELEAEQGTLERKLDPAKAKTMNIEKIVVDKATFDKMHAADRMAHDKLKEGIEGFSKALEDLEKTLAKRLAEISEPAAAR from the coding sequence ATGGCGACAATACTCGAACAGCTTCGTGGCATGACCACCGTGGTCGCCGACACCGGTGACATTAACTCGATCAAGCAGTACAAGCCGACGGACTCCACGACGAACCCGTCGCTGATCCAGGCCGCCGCCGGAATGCCGGAGTATCAGTCCATCGTGGACGACGTTCTGCAGCAGGCCCGCAAGGATGCGGGCGCCAGTGCAACCGATGCAGAGGTTGCCGCACAGGCCTTCAAGACACTGGCTGTTGCCTTTGGCAAGAAGATTCTCGAAATCGTTCCGGGCCGCGTCTCGACGGAAGTCGACGCACGCCTCTCCTACGACACGGAGAAGACAATCGCAGCCGCGCATGACATCATCGCGCAATACGAAAACGCGGGTATCTCGCGCGAGCGCATCCTGATCAAGATCGCCTCCACGTGGGAGGGCATCAAGGCCGCCGAACAGCTGGAGAAGGAAGGCATTCACTGCAACCTGACGCTGCTCTTCGGTCTGCACCAGGCGATTGCCTGCGCCGAGGCCAAGGTTACGCTGATCTCGCCGTTTGTCGGACGCATCCTCGACTGGTACAAGAAGGACACCGGCAAGGACTATGTGGGCGCCGGCGATCCGGGCGTCATCTCGGTGACAACGATTTACAACTATTACAAGCACTTCGGCTACAAGACCCAGGTGATGGGCGCGAGCTTCCGCAACACGGGCGAGATCAAGGAGCTTGCAGGCAGCGATCTTCTGACGATCGCTCCGAAGCTGCTGGGTGAGCTTGAGGCGGAGCAGGGCACGCTCGAGCGCAAGCTTGATCCGGCCAAGGCGAAGACGATGAACATCGAGAAGATCGTCGTCGACAAGGCGACCTTCGACAAAATGCATGCCGCCGACCGCATGGCCCATGACAAGCTGAAGGAAGGCATCGAGGGCTTCTCGAAGGCCCTTGAGGATCTCGAAAAGACGCTGGCCAAGCGCCTGGCAGAGATTTCCGAGCCGGCTGCAGCCCGCTAA
- a CDS encoding nuclear transport factor 2 family protein, producing MRAFTLMAVLSLPLLFGARSLDAQADPTLFETLQRLDTELFDAANRCDLVKLGSMVDDNLEFYHDKAGLMQGKQIFLDSVKNNTCHVMIRELVPGTLQVYPIKGYGAMELGTHRFHHPGHEKEFPAARQLGMTRFLDPGAEEWPVGEAKFLHIWQLKDGTWKLTRVVSYAH from the coding sequence ATGCGCGCCTTCACGCTGATGGCAGTTCTTTCGTTGCCGCTGCTCTTCGGAGCACGCTCACTGGATGCACAAGCCGATCCAACTCTCTTTGAGACTCTTCAGAGGCTGGATACCGAGCTCTTCGATGCAGCGAACCGTTGCGACCTGGTGAAGCTGGGCAGTATGGTCGACGACAACCTGGAGTTCTATCACGACAAGGCCGGGCTGATGCAGGGCAAGCAGATCTTCCTCGACTCTGTGAAGAACAACACCTGCCACGTGATGATCCGCGAGCTGGTGCCGGGCACGCTGCAGGTCTATCCGATCAAAGGCTATGGCGCGATGGAGCTTGGGACCCACCGCTTCCATCATCCCGGGCATGAAAAGGAGTTTCCGGCTGCGCGGCAGCTTGGCATGACCCGTTTTCTCGATCCTGGAGCGGAGGAATGGCCTGTCGGCGAGGCCAAGTTCCTGCATATCTGGCAGTTGAAGGACGGTACCTGGAAATTGACGCGTGTTGTCAGCTATGCACACTAG
- a CDS encoding DUF6683 family protein: MRSLTPHLCALALLAALSLSCHAQFAPVDNMAVMNLNNSQGLQMINNMQRSFDSQNEASRRAGASPRSSPQTASQFAGGASLDDAAWAVGRNPGLSRQVRDEVIGNLARSKGEPAARKVDAYLGDIQTTFHKMVAPYGLRNDNLIDVLTAYMVVMWMSANRQTALPSVAQVQGARQQLRGIYAQPGHEIADASQRQLMAEDVMYQTCMAVATREEAVSHRRPELLDTLATQARASTANAGLDMQRLQLTNRGFVSP; this comes from the coding sequence ATGAGATCGCTGACTCCCCACCTGTGTGCGCTGGCCCTGCTGGCTGCGCTGAGCCTTAGCTGTCACGCGCAGTTTGCGCCCGTCGACAATATGGCCGTCATGAACCTTAATAATTCACAGGGCCTGCAGATGATCAACAACATGCAGCGGAGCTTCGATAGCCAGAACGAGGCCAGCCGGCGTGCGGGCGCTTCGCCGCGGTCCTCGCCGCAGACTGCATCGCAGTTCGCGGGAGGCGCGTCGCTGGACGATGCCGCCTGGGCAGTGGGGAGGAATCCCGGGCTCAGCCGTCAGGTGCGCGATGAGGTGATCGGCAATCTTGCACGGTCGAAGGGAGAGCCGGCGGCGCGCAAAGTGGACGCGTACCTGGGTGACATTCAGACGACGTTCCATAAGATGGTGGCTCCGTATGGACTGCGGAACGACAACCTGATCGATGTGCTGACCGCGTACATGGTGGTGATGTGGATGTCGGCGAACCGGCAGACGGCGCTGCCCTCGGTCGCGCAGGTTCAGGGAGCGCGTCAGCAGTTGAGGGGTATATACGCACAGCCCGGCCATGAGATCGCCGACGCATCACAGCGACAGCTTATGGCCGAAGACGTGATGTACCAGACGTGCATGGCGGTGGCGACGCGGGAGGAAGCGGTGTCGCATCGTCGTCCTGAGCTGCTCGATACGTTGGCCACGCAGGCCCGGGCCAGCACCGCGAACGCTGGACTCGACATGCAACGGCTGCAGCTGACCAATCGCGGATTCGTGTCACCGTAG
- a CDS encoding fumarylacetoacetate hydrolase family protein — translation MKYCRYLSSAGHARYALVELRDGAMWAVAPMEPPVEDLAAQLDALKAKDAEPFTAAPLASLKLLAPVTPSKIVCIGRNYKEHAAELGNEVPKEPLLFLKPPSSLLAPGGTVTMPALSKRVDYEGELAIVIGQRCSHLSPAEDPLDYVRGYTIVNDVTARDIQKSDGQWTRGKGWDTFCPVGPIVSDEIDPLDGDRVTITTRLNGQVKQSGSTADLIFPLDFLLRYISASITLEPGDLIPTGTPAGVGPVAAGDTVEVEITGLGVLSNSFKPE, via the coding sequence ATGAAGTACTGCCGCTATCTCTCATCTGCAGGACATGCGCGATATGCCCTGGTCGAGCTTCGCGATGGGGCGATGTGGGCCGTTGCCCCGATGGAGCCGCCGGTGGAAGACCTGGCCGCGCAGCTGGATGCATTGAAGGCGAAGGATGCGGAGCCGTTCACGGCTGCGCCGCTGGCTTCGTTGAAGCTGCTGGCTCCGGTGACGCCGTCGAAGATCGTCTGCATCGGGCGCAACTATAAAGAACACGCTGCCGAGCTGGGCAACGAGGTGCCGAAGGAGCCGCTGCTGTTTCTGAAGCCGCCATCGTCGCTGCTGGCTCCGGGAGGCACGGTGACCATGCCCGCGCTCTCGAAGCGTGTCGACTATGAAGGCGAGCTGGCAATCGTTATCGGCCAGCGATGTTCGCACCTGAGTCCTGCCGAAGATCCGCTGGACTACGTTCGCGGCTATACCATCGTGAACGATGTGACGGCCCGCGATATTCAAAAATCCGACGGCCAGTGGACGCGTGGCAAGGGGTGGGATACGTTCTGCCCAGTGGGACCGATCGTGTCCGACGAGATCGACCCGCTCGACGGCGACCGGGTCACCATTACGACCCGGCTGAATGGGCAGGTGAAGCAGAGTGGCTCGACGGCGGACCTGATCTTTCCGCTCGATTTTCTGCTGCGCTACATCTCGGCGTCGATCACGCTCGAGCCCGGCGACCTGATTCCAACGGGCACGCCTGCGGGCGTTGGGCCGGTGGCAGCGGGCGATACGGTCGAGGTGGAGATTACCGGTCTGGGTGTGCTCTCGAATTCCTTCAAACCGGAGTAG
- a CDS encoding fibronectin type III domain-containing protein, producing the protein MMQPLPHSPQPIRRARPAAMMAIAAPVLLLASCASPGPPRPPSLHLPAVVTDMKAERVGDRVMLHWTTPTRTTDNLPVPAQMTAEICREVNPAWATPTSTPGAKPSTKECKAVVRVAVKSGPSEGADLLPPELTQDPVQPLGYRIRVLNPEGRSADASKVVIVPSGAAPATVAGLRITATRDGALAQWQKVDAPVIVELERSLAEPAAQKTPAPQKPKEKKSPVSLAQDEPDEVRLRTADPKTAPAAADPGGMLDRSARRGVKYIYRAQRLRVVTLDGKMYKLHSELSPAITINLADTFAPAAPTGLASVPSTSNGKAAIDLSWQPGTETDLAGYNIYRRNAAGGFERLNPAPVTGPAYTDADVTAGSSYTYRVSAVDASGNESPASSQVTETAQAPNR; encoded by the coding sequence ATGATGCAGCCCTTGCCGCACAGCCCTCAACCGATTCGCAGAGCACGCCCGGCTGCCATGATGGCCATCGCTGCACCAGTGTTGCTGCTCGCTTCGTGCGCCAGCCCCGGGCCGCCGCGGCCACCGTCGCTGCATCTGCCTGCCGTTGTGACGGACATGAAGGCCGAGCGCGTTGGTGACCGTGTGATGCTGCACTGGACGACGCCCACACGCACGACCGACAACCTGCCGGTGCCTGCGCAGATGACGGCAGAGATCTGCCGTGAGGTGAATCCGGCTTGGGCGACTCCAACGTCGACACCGGGGGCGAAACCTTCGACGAAAGAGTGCAAGGCCGTGGTTCGCGTTGCGGTGAAGTCCGGCCCTTCGGAGGGTGCCGATCTGCTGCCTCCGGAGCTGACGCAGGACCCGGTGCAGCCGCTGGGCTATCGCATTCGCGTGCTGAATCCTGAGGGGCGCAGCGCCGATGCTTCGAAGGTCGTGATCGTGCCTTCAGGTGCTGCCCCTGCTACGGTTGCCGGGCTGCGGATTACGGCTACGCGTGATGGTGCGCTGGCGCAGTGGCAGAAGGTGGATGCGCCCGTCATTGTTGAATTGGAACGCAGCCTTGCCGAGCCTGCCGCGCAGAAGACACCTGCCCCCCAGAAACCGAAGGAGAAGAAATCTCCGGTCAGTCTTGCGCAGGATGAGCCGGACGAGGTGAGGCTGCGCACGGCGGACCCGAAGACGGCGCCGGCGGCAGCCGATCCCGGCGGCATGCTGGATCGCTCGGCTCGCCGCGGCGTGAAGTATATCTATCGTGCGCAGCGACTGCGTGTGGTCACGCTGGACGGAAAGATGTACAAGCTGCACAGTGAGCTGTCGCCCGCCATCACGATCAATCTTGCCGATACGTTTGCTCCGGCGGCACCGACCGGGCTGGCGAGTGTGCCCTCCACAAGCAATGGTAAGGCTGCGATCGATCTGTCGTGGCAGCCGGGGACGGAGACGGACCTTGCCGGTTACAACATCTATCGCCGCAATGCAGCCGGGGGCTTCGAGCGTCTGAATCCTGCGCCCGTCACGGGCCCGGCCTACACGGATGCCGATGTGACTGCCGGGTCGAGCTATACCTATCGCGTAAGCGCCGTGGATGCGAGCGGCAACGAGAGTCCGGCTTCGTCGCAGGTGACCGAGACGGCCCAGGCGCCGAACCGGTAA
- a CDS encoding GNAT family N-acetyltransferase has translation MPVVQLRDATLDDVAAIAAIYRPYVLTSAATMELDAPDETEMRRRLSDTHARGLPFLIAELDGQVVGYGYASPFRPRAGYRYTVEDSIYLRTGCAGHGIGRQLLTAIVAESRKAGARQMVAVIGGDNRASVAMHGALGFVEVGVLHGAGWKFDRPQDITLMQLEL, from the coding sequence ATGCCAGTCGTTCAACTGCGCGATGCAACGCTCGACGATGTTGCCGCGATCGCCGCCATCTATCGGCCTTATGTCCTCACCAGCGCCGCCACCATGGAGCTGGACGCTCCCGACGAAACCGAGATGCGCCGCCGCCTGAGCGACACCCACGCTCGCGGTCTGCCCTTCCTCATCGCCGAGCTCGACGGCCAGGTTGTCGGCTACGGTTACGCGTCGCCCTTTCGCCCGCGCGCAGGCTACCGCTACACCGTCGAGGACTCCATCTATCTGCGCACTGGCTGCGCAGGCCACGGCATCGGACGCCAGCTTCTCACCGCCATCGTCGCCGAGAGTCGCAAGGCTGGCGCCCGGCAGATGGTCGCCGTCATCGGCGGCGACAACCGCGCCTCCGTCGCGATGCACGGCGCGCTGGGCTTCGTCGAAGTAGGCGTGCTGCATGGCGCGGGATGGAAGTTCGACCGCCCGCAGGACATCACCCTCATGCAGCTTGAGCTGTAG
- a CDS encoding DUF4126 family protein, whose product MVFPVLLLCFLIGCVAGLRSMMAPAIVCAAAYLRWIHLDGTPLSFLNTMPALCLFTLFAIGELIADKLPKTPARTAPIGLIARIVTGGLSGAALALSAGKSTLAGIMLGAAGGIAGAFAGYYIRHGLVTQTKLPDFVVAVVEDLLAISGGLFLVSRM is encoded by the coding sequence ATGGTCTTCCCGGTTCTGCTGCTCTGCTTCCTGATCGGATGCGTCGCGGGTCTGCGCTCGATGATGGCCCCGGCCATTGTTTGCGCCGCAGCCTACCTGCGCTGGATTCATCTGGATGGGACGCCGCTCAGCTTCCTGAACACAATGCCCGCGCTCTGCCTCTTTACTCTCTTCGCCATCGGTGAGCTGATCGCCGACAAGCTGCCGAAGACGCCCGCAAGGACCGCGCCCATCGGCCTGATCGCACGTATCGTTACCGGCGGCCTCTCCGGCGCAGCACTGGCCCTGAGCGCCGGTAAGAGCACGCTCGCCGGCATCATGCTGGGTGCCGCAGGCGGCATAGCCGGAGCCTTCGCCGGCTACTACATCCGCCACGGTCTCGTCACGCAGACCAAGCTGCCCGACTTCGTCGTCGCTGTTGTCGAAGATCTGCTGGCCATCTCCGGCGGCCTCTTCCTCGTCTCGCGCATGTAA
- a CDS encoding NIPSNAP family protein gives MSALLTTQARAAESPRSFLELTTWRLHNSDENQSKRVADYLESGLFPALTRAGAKPVAALSNLIGPDGPSLFSIVQYASMGAMQDALAKLSEDEAHEKASQQLAAGPGLPFVTTESSLLHSLAVMPEAVLPTDAAGRPARVFELRTYQSQSIAARKKKIGMFNNGEIGVFQRLGMRPAFIGESVIGTRQPNITYMLSFDSLAEREKHWSAFGSDPEWKKLSSPPELKDSQIVANISNIMLRPLPFSPLR, from the coding sequence ATGTCCGCTCTTCTTACAACACAGGCGCGTGCGGCGGAGTCGCCGCGCAGCTTTCTGGAACTTACGACCTGGCGATTGCACAACAGCGACGAGAACCAGTCGAAGCGTGTTGCGGATTATCTGGAGAGCGGGCTCTTTCCTGCGCTGACGCGGGCGGGAGCGAAGCCGGTGGCGGCGCTGTCGAACCTGATCGGGCCGGATGGGCCGAGCCTGTTTTCGATCGTGCAGTACGCCTCGATGGGAGCGATGCAGGACGCGCTGGCGAAGCTAAGCGAGGACGAGGCGCATGAGAAGGCGTCGCAGCAGCTTGCGGCGGGGCCGGGGCTTCCGTTTGTGACGACGGAGAGCAGCCTGCTGCACAGCCTGGCGGTCATGCCGGAGGCCGTGCTTCCGACAGATGCGGCGGGGCGTCCGGCGCGCGTCTTCGAGCTGCGGACGTATCAGTCGCAGTCGATTGCAGCGCGTAAGAAGAAGATTGGCATGTTCAACAATGGCGAGATCGGCGTGTTTCAACGTCTGGGCATGCGTCCGGCGTTTATCGGCGAATCGGTGATCGGGACGCGCCAGCCGAATATTACGTACATGCTTTCGTTTGATTCCCTGGCCGAGCGCGAGAAGCACTGGAGCGCGTTTGGCAGCGATCCGGAGTGGAAGAAGCTGAGTTCTCCCCCGGAGCTGAAGGACTCGCAGATTGTTGCGAACATCAGCAACATCATGTTGCGTCCGCTGCCGTTTTCGCCGCTGCGGTAG
- the ruvB gene encoding Holliday junction branch migration DNA helicase RuvB, with protein MPSTVADGSIRRVRFAPRRLLRLQLRLTIALVDYSDTKPNAKKVNLNGPTAEAERLVSAGRVDDDAAFELKLRPSKLSEFIGQTKAKEQLAIALEAAKSRGEALDHVLLFGPPGLGKTTLATIIANELGVGFQQTSGPALQIQGDLTAILTNIRDRQVLFLDEIHRLQPVLEEKLYTALEDYKLDIMIGQGPAARTHVMDIKPFTFVAATTRPGLLSSPLRSRFGILLRLEFYNDDELRFVVERSADVLGVPIDRDGAAEIAMRSRGTPRIANRLLRRVRDYAQVRASGKIDRETAQKALELLEVDAHGFDELDRRLLRTIIEKYDGGPVGLNTLAAALAEEQDALEEVYEPFLIQIGFLDRTPRGRVATRLAYEHLGIEMPRKLSLF; from the coding sequence ATGCCATCCACGGTAGCAGACGGGAGTATCAGGCGTGTTCGCTTCGCCCCGCGCCGGTTGCTTCGCCTCCAGCTTCGCCTTACTATCGCCCTAGTGGACTACTCCGACACCAAGCCGAACGCCAAGAAGGTCAACCTCAACGGCCCCACCGCCGAGGCCGAGCGCCTCGTCTCCGCGGGCCGCGTCGACGACGATGCCGCCTTCGAGCTGAAGCTGCGCCCCAGCAAGCTCTCCGAGTTCATCGGCCAGACCAAAGCCAAGGAGCAGCTCGCCATCGCGCTCGAAGCTGCCAAATCGCGCGGCGAAGCCCTCGACCACGTACTCCTCTTCGGCCCTCCCGGTCTCGGCAAAACCACGCTCGCCACCATCATCGCCAACGAGCTCGGCGTCGGCTTCCAGCAGACCTCTGGCCCCGCCCTGCAGATTCAGGGCGACCTCACCGCTATCCTCACCAACATCCGCGACCGGCAGGTGCTCTTCCTCGACGAGATCCACCGTCTGCAGCCTGTCCTCGAAGAGAAGCTCTACACCGCACTCGAGGACTACAAGCTCGACATCATGATCGGCCAGGGGCCCGCCGCACGCACACACGTGATGGACATCAAGCCCTTCACCTTCGTCGCCGCCACCACGCGCCCCGGCCTGCTCTCCTCGCCACTGCGCTCGCGCTTCGGCATCCTGCTGCGGCTTGAGTTCTACAACGACGACGAGCTCCGTTTCGTCGTCGAGCGCTCTGCCGATGTTTTAGGTGTACCCATCGACCGCGACGGAGCCGCCGAGATCGCCATGCGCTCGCGCGGGACGCCTAGAATCGCCAACCGCCTGCTGCGCCGCGTCCGCGACTACGCCCAGGTGCGCGCCTCCGGCAAAATCGACCGCGAGACCGCGCAGAAAGCCCTCGAGCTGCTCGAAGTCGACGCCCACGGCTTCGACGAGCTCGACCGCCGCCTCCTCCGCACCATCATCGAAAAATACGACGGCGGCCCCGTCGGCCTCAACACACTCGCCGCCGCGCTGGCCGAAGAACAGGATGCGCTCGAAGAGGTCTACGAGCCCTTCCTCATCCAGATCGGCTTCCTCGACCGCACCCCACGCGGACGCGTCGCTACCCGCCTCGCCTACGAGCACCTCGGCATCGAAATGCCCCGTAAGCTCAGCCTGTTCTGA